A window from Populus trichocarpa isolate Nisqually-1 chromosome 3, P.trichocarpa_v4.1, whole genome shotgun sequence encodes these proteins:
- the LOC7465823 gene encoding subtilisin-like protease gives MENNRSELLPTMVIVFLVGFISMFSSQAYTDEGKPLRTSETSQKGKFETYIVFVQKPEEGVSADDLDSWYKSFLPVTIPSSNHQERMVYSYRHVATGFAAKLTAEEAKAMEDKDGFLSAKPQKILSLHTTHSPNFLGLQKNLGFWRNSTYGKGVIIGVLDTGISPDHPSFSDEGVPPPPTKWKGKCNFNGTVCNNKLIGARDFTSSKAAPPFDEEGHGTHTASTAAGNFVNDASVFGNANGTAVGMAPLAHLAIYKVCSDFGCADSDILAAMDAAVEDGVDVLSLSLGGGSAPFFEDSIAVGAFGATQKGIFVSCSAGNEGPYNGSLSNEAPWILTVGASTIDRSIRADVLLGNSNHFFGESLFQSNSPPYMSLVYAGAHGSQSAAFCAPESLTDIDVKGKIVLCERGGGIARIDKGQAVKDAGGAAMILMNDKDSGYSTLADAHVLPASHVSYSAGLSIKAYINSTQVPTATIMFLGTKIGDKTAPTVASFSSRGPSLASPGILKPDIIGPGVSILAAWPVSVENKTDTKSTFNIISGTSMSCPHLSGIAALLKSAHPDWSPAAIKSAIMTTADLVNLGNQPILDERLLPADILATGAGQVNPSKASDPGLVYDIQPDDYIPYLCGLGYPDKDISYIVQRQVNCSEESSILEAQLNYPSFSIVYGPNPATQTYTRTVTNVGPPNSSYTAFVDPPPGVNVTVTPKNIIFTNTEQTATYSVTFTATSESNNDPIGQGYIRWVSDKHSIRSQILVSFSNED, from the coding sequence ATGGAGAACAATAGGTCTGAACTGTTGCCAACTATGGTGATTGTCTTTCTTGTTGGCTTCATCTCCATGTTTAGCTCTCAAGCATACACTGATGAAGGGAAACCACTAAGAACTTCGGAGACTAGTCAAAAAGGCAAATTTGAAACTTACATTGTCTTTGTACAGAAGCCAGAGGAGGGAGTTTCTGCTGATGACCTGGACAGCTGGTACAAGTCATTTTTACCAGTTACAATTCCAAGTTCAAACCACCAGGAACGCATGGTGTATTCTTACAGACATGTCGCCACTGGGTTTGCTGCAAAACTAACCGCAGAAGAAGCAAAAGCTATGGAAGATAAGGATGGGTTTTTGTCTGCAAAGCCCCAAAAGATATTATCTCTACATACAACTCACAGTCCAAACTTCTTGGGGTTGCAAAAAAATTTAGGATTTTGGAGAAACTCAACTTACGGAAAGGGAGTGATTATTGGGGTTTTGGACACTGGAATATCTCCGGATCACCCTTCATTCAGTGATGAAGGAGTGCCTCCTCCACCAACCAAATGGAAAGGGAAATGTAACTTCAACGGAACTGTGTGTAACAACAAACTTATTGGTGCAAGAGATTTTACTTCATCGAAAGCTGCACCACCATTCGATGAAGAAGGCCATGGGACTCACACGGCCAGCACAGCAGCTGGAAATTTTGTAAATGATGCCAGTGTGTTTGGCAATGCTAATGGCACAGCAGTTGGTATGGCGCCTCTGGCTCACCTGGCCATTTACAAAGTCTGCTCTGATTTTGGTTGTGCAGACAGTGATATATTGGCTGCAATGGATGCTGCTGTTGAGGATGGTGTGGATGTGCTTTCGCTTTCCCTTGGTGGTGGCTCAGCGCCTTTTTTTGAAGATTCAATTGCAGTGGGAGCTTTTGGAGCAACTCAGAAGGGAATTTTCGTTAGTTGTTCAGCAGGGAATGAAGGTCCATATAATGGTTCTTTATCAAATGAGGCCCCGTGGATTCTCACTGTTGGAGCAAGCACCATTGATAGAAGCATAAGAGCAGATGTGTTGCTTGGGAATTCCAATCATTTTTTTGGCGAATCCCTCTTCCAGTCAAATTCACCTCCATATATGAGTCTTGTTTATGCAGGTGCTCATGGTTCTCAATCAGCAGCATTTTGTGCACCAGAATCATTGACAGATATAGATGTCAAAGGCAAGATAGTTCTTTGTGAGAGAGGTGGTGGGATAGCAAGAATTGACAAGGGACAAGCTGTGAAGGATGCCGGTGGTGCTGCTATGATTCTTATGAATGACAAGGATAGTGGCTATAGCACCTTAGCAGATGCTCATGTACTTCCTGCATCACATGTGAGTTACTCAGCTGGGTTGAGCATCAAAGCCTACATAAACTCAACACAAGTTCCAACAGCTACAATCATGTTTCTTGGAACTAAAATTGGTGATAAAACTGCTCCGACGGTTGCTTCATTTTCCTCTAGAGGCCCAAGCTTGGCAAGCCCAGGCATATTGAAACCCGATATTATTGGCCCTGGCGTGAGCATTCTAGCAGCATGGCCAGTTTCTGTGGAGAACAAGACAGATACGAAGTCCACATTTAACATTATCTCAGGCACCTCAATGTCTTGCCCACATCTGAGTGGCATTGCTGCTCTGCTGAAAAGTGCCCACCCTGACTGGTCTCCTGCTGCCATCAAATCTGCTATCATGACTACTGCTGATTTAGTAAACCTTGGCAACCAGCCAATTCTGGACGAGAGGCTTTTACCTGCTGATATATTGGCCACTGGAGCAGGCCAAGTTAACCCATCAAAAGCAAGTGATCCTGGTCTTGTTTATGATATCCAGCCTGATGATTACATCCCTTACCTATGTGGCTTGGGTTACCCAGACAAAGACATAAGCTACATTGTGCAGCGCCAAGTCAACTGCTCAGAAGAGTCAAGCATACTAGAAGCACAACTGAATTATCCTTCCTTTTCAATCGTGTATGGGCCTAATCCCGCAACTCAGACCTATACCAGAACGGTAACAAATGTTGGCCCTCCCAACTCATCTTACACTGCCTTCGTCGATCCACCACCAGGGGTAAATGTTACCGTGACacctaaaaacattatattcaCTAACACAGAACAGACTGCAACATACTCTGTGACTTTTACTGCAACATCTGAGTCAAACAATGATCCAATAGGTCAAGGATATATCAGGTGGGTTTCAGATAAGCATTCAATTAGAAGCCAAATATTGGTTTCTTTCTCCAATGAAGATTAG